GATACCAAACCCGTCTTGATTGATTTCGGCGCAGTGAAAGAAACGATGGGCACCGTCGTTAATTCTGAGGGGCGTGCCATCAGCTCAATTGTAATTGGCACGCCTGGATTTATGCCTAGCGAGCAGGCAATCGGACGCCCACATTTTTCAAGTGACTTGTATAGTTTGGGTTTGACGGCGATTTATCTACTGACCGGCAAACTTCCTCAATCCCTAAATATCGATCGTGACAGCGGCGAGATTCTGTGGCATCAGTACGCTTTGAATGTTAGCGCCAGTTTGCTGGCGGTGCTGGATAAGGCGATTCAGTCTCATCCGCGCGATCGCTATACGAATGTCCAAGAAATGCTTGATGCTTTAGAAACTCCAGTCTCTCCGATTCCCCCCACGGTTGCCTACATTCCGCCGCAAGTTGTTTCTCCACCCCCAGAAAACTCCTATCAGCCGTCCACGGTGCCTTCCTACCCTCCTGAAGTTGCTTCTTTGCAAACCGCTGCGGTGTCATCTTCCCAACCTGTTCCCACCAGAACCATCTCCGATTCACGAGATTGGCAGAAAGCAGTAATTTTAGGCAGTGTAATTGGGGTAATAATTCTGGGTGGTATTTTATTCAAAGCTGGAAATTTACCAAGTTTTCTAACTAACCGTTCTCCGAATGTAGAAAACCCTCAGCAAGCGCAACAAGAAGCCGTTGCATTAATTAATCAGTGGGTAAACGGTAAGCGAGAAATATTCGCTCCCCCCTTCAATCGTGAACTTGCTGCCGAACTGACCACGGGCAAACTCTATGAAGCTACTGTCGGTGATGGCGGCTCAATGGCTTGGCTAGAAAACAATAATGCTTACTACCAATACGGCGTTCAAAAAGTCGGAAATGTTGAACAATTTACTGCGGATGGCGAACAAGCAACCATCGAAATCAGCGTAACTGAAGACCGAACTCTGTATCGGAACGGTAACATCGACCCCAACGAAACTGACTCCAAAACTCGACTGGTGCGTTACACTTTGCAATCGGTAGACGGCAAATGGAAAATACTTGATTACAAAACGATCAGAGAAATTCAATAAATACCCGTGCAGTTGCTCTGTTCAAAATAATTTTGAACGGGAAATCAGGAAAACTTAAAAACCGTAAGGTGTAGCTCGTGGGTCAGCAACCACAACCAAAACCGAATCAACGTGCCCAACAAATTGCCAAATTTAAAGCCAGACGTGCAGCTCGTGCCCATCAAGTCAAGAGACGGGTGCGACGGCTGCGATTTGCTGCTTTAGCGATCGCCTCCGCTACAATCTTTACAACTTGTGGATTAACGTTAAATCGGTTGGTAACTCGCCGTCCAGCAGTCGTATCCGAGCAACCAAGTTCTATCTTACCGGTACTTCCCCCTTGGGCTAAAACCCCATTACTACCTCTTCCTTCTCGCCTACCCGGACGCGATGCTTCACAACTTGTCTACAATGTCAAGACGCCGCCGAACTTTAAGCAGAGCCAGGACTTGGAAGAAATTGTTGATGAGGCTGTGAAATTGGCGACCGAGAAAGACTTACCCACAAAGCCTTTATCCATTACCTTAATCAATGTAAAAACGGGTGAAATTGCCGGATATAAACAAGATACCTTGAGATATCCTGCTAGCGTCATCAAAATGTTTTGGATGGTGGCTCTCTATGCCCAGATAGAAAACGGGATTTGGGCAGAGGAAAGTGTATTTTCTTTGTATCTGTCGAAAATGATCAAGGAGTCTGATAACGAGGCAGCCAGCTTGATTCTTGACCTGTTAACAGATACGCAATCTAGACCAAAAATAGAAAATGATCGAGAATTTAAAACATGGCTGGATAAGCGTCAACAAGTTAACCAATTTTTTAGAGGAGCAGGCTACAAAGATATTAATATTAGCCAAAAAACTTTTCCAATTCCCTACCTCAGACTTCCACGACCTCTAGAAATTGATTTACAAATGCGAGGCGATCCCAAAGAGCCAATTCGGAATAAGATAACAACCGATCAAGCAGCTAGGCTCCTGTACGAAATGTGTGGAACTGGACAGGCTGTTTCCTCAGGCGCTAGCGAAAAAATGTGCGGATGGCTAAGAAGAGATTTGCGCCCAGAAATGAGGACACTAGAGTCAAAAACCTGGGGGGACTTCAACCCCATCCAGGAGTTTTTTGGTGAAGCTTTATCTGATGTAGATATTGATTTTTACTCAAAGGCGGGTTGGACTTCTTTTTCGCGCCAAGAAGCGGCATTTGTCGCAACGAGAGATGGTAGCACCGTTTATATTTTGACTGTCTTTGGTGACGATGCCGCTTACGCTAAAGATAAGACAATTTTTCCCAAGATGTCTCGTTTAGTCTTCGATCGCATGGTCGCCCGTAATTCCCTCTAGTAACAAAAGAGGGATTAGATTATCTAAAAAACCACCTACAAAAAAAAGGAGCCTTCCTCAGACTCCTGAATCGTAATTCCTGTTTAGCTTCAGGAAATCACTTCATTTCTATTCGGTGATTTTTTGCTAAGTAGGCGGATGCAATTAAATTGAAGATTTTCGTAGGTTAGTTGGGAAAAGGCAAGGAAACCCCAAATTTGCATGAGTTACGCGATCGCTAACCCATCCTACAAATAATTAATCCTGCCTACTGAATGGCTAATGACTTTTTACAATGAGCCATTAGCCATTAGCCTTTTACTTAACTGCTACCTTTGCACCAGCTTCTTCCAACTGCTTCTTGATGTCAGCAGCTTCTTCTTTAGCAGCGCCTTCTTTAACTGGCTTAGGAGTGGATTCTACCAAGTCCTTAGCTTCTTTCAGACCTAGACCCGTGATAGTGCGTACTACCTTAAGAATGGCAATCTTCTTATCAGCTGGGACATCTTCCAGAATCACGTCAAAGGCGGTTTGCTCTTCGACTGGTTCCGCAGCAGCAGCACCACCTGGAGCCGCCATCATCATCATTCCACCAGCAGGGGCAGCGGCACTAACGCCGAAAGCCTCTTCAATCTGCTTAACGAGTTCAGAAGCTTCCAGCAGAGTCAGTGATTTTAGTTGATCGAGAATTTGGTCAGTGGTAGCAGACATTTCAAAACTCCAGTAACGTTATTTTTGATAAAGCCTGGGTAGGCAGGCTTTGTTTGTGTAGCCGCGAATTCATTCGTCGGGGTTTAGGTAGCTGCTGCATCGGCAGACTTTGTACCTGTAGCCGCCAATTTATTCCTCAGGCGTTGAGGCAGTAGCAGTGGCATCGCTTTCGCCGTTGCCACCTTCTTGCTGCTCGGAGACTGCTTGTAGTCCTCTTGCCAGCGAAGCTGGAACTTCGTTGATAGCCACAGCAATCTTGGTTGCCAAGCCATTGATAGCTCCAGCAATTTGCGCCATGAGTTGTTCCTTGGAGGGCAAATCTCCTAGCGCTTTGATGTCGGCTTGGGTCAAAGCTCGACCTTCCATCACACCACCGCGAAGTTCTGTCTTCTTGGTAGCTTTTTGGAAGTCTTGGTAAGCCTTAATTGCGCCGCTCAAATCGTCCTTGACTAGCAAGAAAGCAGAAGAACCTTTAAGAAACTCTGACATCGGTTGCCAGTCGGAATTCCCTTCTATGGCAATTCCCATGAGCTTGTTCTTGCTCACCTTGCAAACAGTGCCGCTGGGACGCAGCCGCCGCCGCAAGTCCATAATCTCCGAAACCGATAACCCTTGGTAATCAATGACGATTGCCAGCTGAGCTTCATTTAAAGTTTCTTTGATTTCAGCAACCATCGCCCGTTTATCTTCCGGCGTTCTACCCATGTATCTTTCACCTCCTTTAGAAAATGCAGAATGCCAAACCTAAAAAAGCCCAATTAAAAACCCCAGCGGTTAAGCCGGGGTTACGCAATATCCCAAGGAACCCTTTTCAGGGTTCGCATTTTTGGTGCGGCTTCTGCCATGTTGCGTGTGGCGAGAAGATTAACCTTAATGCGGTAAAGTCGCAAACCTAGGCAGGAAATTAAGCCATTAGCTCCTGCTGTCTCCGGCGCGTGCTATTCAGTTAATTGGGCTGAAAACTTTAAATCTTGCTCCTGTTGTTTACTTCATCGATTGCTCCTGTAAGGGTGGGAAACCCTTGCCCCTACAAGGCTGAATTTAGGCAGCTTCAGTCAGCTTTAGATCGCGCAGGGCATTGATGTCAATTTCAATCGATGGCCCCATTGTCGCAGATATGTACACTGTGCGCCAGTAGCGACCCTTGGCTCCAGAAGGACGGTTACGGTCAATCGTTTCCTGTAACGCCTTAAGATTCACGAGCAAGTCTTGAGTTGGAAAGGCAGCTTTGCCAAACAAAACGTGGACGATCCCAGTACGGTCAGCTCTGAATTCTAACTTACCAGCTTTAAATTCAGCGATCGCCTGCACCAGATCAAACGTTACTGTCCCGCCTTTGGGGTTAGGCATCAAACCACGGGGACCGAGCAAACGTCCCAGTTTTGCCACCTGAGGCATCATATCTGGTGTCGCTAGCAGCAGGTCAAAATCCATCATGCCTTTTTGGATTTGGTCAATCAGCTCTTCGGAACCGGCAATATCAGCACCGGCATTGCTGGCTTCTTGTACCTTTTCCCCTCTGGCAATTACGGCAACTCGAATCGTCTGTCCAGTTCCTTTGGGCAAAGCCACGGTTGTCCGCAGCTGTTGGTCTGTGTATTTGGGATCGATTCCTAGACGGATATGCGCTTCAGCCGATTCGGAAAACTTGGCAGTGGCTGTCTCTTTTAAAAGGTTGAGAGCCTCTGTGGGTTCGTAGGGTCGATCTTCGACTTTCTTTTGCAGCTCTTGGAGCCTACGGGATACTTTTTTTACCATATTTGTCTCCTGGGGTTATTAACGAGATGTTATCTCTCCCCCGATTGGGTTTACTGTTGCCAGCTTTTCGCTTGCTTGCAATTAGCGAATCAAAGAATGGTTATTCTTTGATTGTAACGCCCATATTCCGGGCAGTTCCTTCCACAATTTTCATTGCCGCATCAATGTCGTTGGCATTGAGATCGGGCATTTTAGTTTGGGCAATTTCTTGCAACTGTGCCTTTGAAATTGACGCCACTTTTTTCCGGTTTGGTTCGTTGGAGCCTCGCTCAATGCCAGCTGCCTTACGAATCAGAACGGATGCCGGTGGTGTTTTTAGAACAAAGGTAAAACTGCGGTCTTCATAGACTGAGATTTCTGCCGGAATTACCATCCCGGCTTGATCCGCTGTTTTGGCGTTGTATTCTTTGCAGAACGCCATAATATTTACCCCGTGCTGACCAAGTGCTGGTCCCACTGGTGGGGCAGGGTTCGCCTTGCCAGCATTAAGAGCTAGCTTGATGATTGCAACAACTTTCTTTGCCATCTTAACTATTTAGCTTTGTTTCTGAACCTGATTAAACTCCAATTCTACCGGCGTATTGCGTCCAAAAATGGATAGTAACGCCTTCAGCTTGCTTCTTTCTGGGCTGACTTCAATGACCTCGCCTTCAAAATCTTTAAACGCACCAGAAAGGACAATAATCTTATCTCCTGTAGCCAGATGAGTTTTCACTACTGGCTCTTGCTCGGTAGCTTGTTTAAAGATGCGTTCAACTTCTGAAAAACTCAGCGGCAAGGGTTTAACGTGTCCGCGTCCCCGTCCGTAACGGCGTTTTTGTTCTGCACCGACAAAGTTAATCACGTTTGGGGTATTCTTGACAACCTGCCAAGCTTCATCGTCCATCTCCAATTCACCCTCTGCCCCAGGCAGTAGCCGCATTCGGACTAGCACGTAGCCGGGAAAGACTTTTTCTTCCGACTCCTTGCGAGTGCCATCTTTGAGCATTTTTAGGGTGCGAGTTTGAGGAATTTCCACCTGGAGAATGCGATCGCGAACATCAAGAGTTTGAATCCGCTGTTCTAAATTTGTCTTGACACGTTTTTCACATCCAGATGCCACCTGAACGGCGTACCACCGGGATTTTACCGAGCCTTCTGACGTGTCTTCAAGTTGATTGAAATCCTGTGGATTGTCGGTTGCAAAACTCATCCGAACACCTGCTTTGCTGCCCAAGCAAAGAAACCATCAACTAGATAAATTAAAACTGCCGAAAGAGTTACCATTAACAGCACGGCAGCAGATTCGCTGAGCAATTGCTGCCGACTGGGCCAGACGACTTTATTCAGTTCGTCTTTGGTTTCCTGAAAAAAGGTTGATATATTAAACCCAGTTGTTTTTGCTTCGCTCTCGGCTTCGTTTTTCTTTGCCACAATATCTCTCCCGTTAATACAGCTCTTGAGCAGTTCATTTCTGCCGCTTTTAGCTGTGTACAGCCTAATGTGCTGCCAATCCACGCAGATACCGATGCAATCGTTGGGTCTAGCACCTGACTTAGGCAATACTGATGAACCACCTACACAACACAAGTCTACCCGAAAGTAAACGTTTTTGAGGCTGACTATGCAACCACAGGGATGCTTTCGGGCAGAGCTTTAGTTCCTAAGTTCTGAGTCCCGCTATGCTTTCACTTAGTTGGCGCTGTTGCGCTACTTCGCGAACACTCTTCAGTTCTCAGTCCTGTTTTGTGATGAGAGCGCGCCCTGGAGGACTTGAACCCCCGACATCAGGTTTTGGAGACCTGCGTTCTACCAACTGAACTAAGAGCGCACAGGTGGGTTTGAGAGCAAGAGGCTGAACTTTTCTATATTTAAGTTTAACCCCTAGCGGCGTC
This genomic stretch from Coleofasciculus sp. FACHB-1120 harbors:
- the secE gene encoding preprotein translocase subunit SecE is translated as MAKKNEAESEAKTTGFNISTFFQETKDELNKVVWPSRQQLLSESAAVLLMVTLSAVLIYLVDGFFAWAAKQVFG
- the rplL gene encoding 50S ribosomal protein L7/L12, coding for MSATTDQILDQLKSLTLLEASELVKQIEEAFGVSAAAPAGGMMMMAAPGGAAAAEPVEEQTAFDVILEDVPADKKIAILKVVRTITGLGLKEAKDLVESTPKPVKEGAAKEEAADIKKQLEEAGAKVAVK
- the rplK gene encoding 50S ribosomal protein L11, with the protein product MAKKVVAIIKLALNAGKANPAPPVGPALGQHGVNIMAFCKEYNAKTADQAGMVIPAEISVYEDRSFTFVLKTPPASVLIRKAAGIERGSNEPNRKKVASISKAQLQEIAQTKMPDLNANDIDAAMKIVEGTARNMGVTIKE
- the rplA gene encoding 50S ribosomal protein L1, with protein sequence MVKKVSRRLQELQKKVEDRPYEPTEALNLLKETATAKFSESAEAHIRLGIDPKYTDQQLRTTVALPKGTGQTIRVAVIARGEKVQEASNAGADIAGSEELIDQIQKGMMDFDLLLATPDMMPQVAKLGRLLGPRGLMPNPKGGTVTFDLVQAIAEFKAGKLEFRADRTGIVHVLFGKAAFPTQDLLVNLKALQETIDRNRPSGAKGRYWRTVYISATMGPSIEIDINALRDLKLTEAA
- a CDS encoding IMS domain-containing protein, giving the protein MPTLLDNRYRIIQTLGAGGFGETFLAEDIHMPSGRRCVIKLLKPVTNNPQVYQLIKDRFQREAAILEELGEGNHQIPRLFAYLASGDQFYLVQEWIEGETLAQMVQQQGSLSESSVREILVNLLPVLDYVHHKGIVHRDIKPANVIVRKRDTKPVLIDFGAVKETMGTVVNSEGRAISSIVIGTPGFMPSEQAIGRPHFSSDLYSLGLTAIYLLTGKLPQSLNIDRDSGEILWHQYALNVSASLLAVLDKAIQSHPRDRYTNVQEMLDALETPVSPIPPTVAYIPPQVVSPPPENSYQPSTVPSYPPEVASLQTAAVSSSQPVPTRTISDSRDWQKAVILGSVIGVIILGGILFKAGNLPSFLTNRSPNVENPQQAQQEAVALINQWVNGKREIFAPPFNRELAAELTTGKLYEATVGDGGSMAWLENNNAYYQYGVQKVGNVEQFTADGEQATIEISVTEDRTLYRNGNIDPNETDSKTRLVRYTLQSVDGKWKILDYKTIREIQ
- a CDS encoding serine hydrolase; the protein is MGQQPQPKPNQRAQQIAKFKARRAARAHQVKRRVRRLRFAALAIASATIFTTCGLTLNRLVTRRPAVVSEQPSSILPVLPPWAKTPLLPLPSRLPGRDASQLVYNVKTPPNFKQSQDLEEIVDEAVKLATEKDLPTKPLSITLINVKTGEIAGYKQDTLRYPASVIKMFWMVALYAQIENGIWAEESVFSLYLSKMIKESDNEAASLILDLLTDTQSRPKIENDREFKTWLDKRQQVNQFFRGAGYKDINISQKTFPIPYLRLPRPLEIDLQMRGDPKEPIRNKITTDQAARLLYEMCGTGQAVSSGASEKMCGWLRRDLRPEMRTLESKTWGDFNPIQEFFGEALSDVDIDFYSKAGWTSFSRQEAAFVATRDGSTVYILTVFGDDAAYAKDKTIFPKMSRLVFDRMVARNSL
- the rplJ gene encoding 50S ribosomal protein L10, translating into MGRTPEDKRAMVAEIKETLNEAQLAIVIDYQGLSVSEIMDLRRRLRPSGTVCKVSKNKLMGIAIEGNSDWQPMSEFLKGSSAFLLVKDDLSGAIKAYQDFQKATKKTELRGGVMEGRALTQADIKALGDLPSKEQLMAQIAGAINGLATKIAVAINEVPASLARGLQAVSEQQEGGNGESDATATASTPEE
- the nusG gene encoding transcription termination/antitermination protein NusG, which gives rise to MSFATDNPQDFNQLEDTSEGSVKSRWYAVQVASGCEKRVKTNLEQRIQTLDVRDRILQVEIPQTRTLKMLKDGTRKESEEKVFPGYVLVRMRLLPGAEGELEMDDEAWQVVKNTPNVINFVGAEQKRRYGRGRGHVKPLPLSFSEVERIFKQATEQEPVVKTHLATGDKIIVLSGAFKDFEGEVIEVSPERSKLKALLSIFGRNTPVELEFNQVQKQS